One window from the genome of Sphaerotilus microaerophilus encodes:
- a CDS encoding Lrp/AsnC ligand binding domain-containing protein, with protein MMTAADIASSSLDRIDLRILGLLQVDGRLSNLKLAEAVALSPTAVLARVQRLTRDGFIRGYEARLDPQKLGVGMLVFVEVLLDRTTANVFEQFRAAVQVRPEIMECHMVAGGFDYLLKLRCADMSAYREFAGAVLWQLPGVRETRTYAVMEEVKNTARLPVPGG; from the coding sequence ATGATGACCGCCGCTGACATCGCCTCCTCTTCGCTCGATCGCATCGATCTGCGCATCCTCGGCCTGCTGCAGGTCGACGGCCGCCTGTCCAACCTGAAGCTCGCGGAGGCCGTGGCCCTGTCACCGACCGCCGTGCTGGCGCGCGTGCAGCGCCTGACACGCGATGGCTTCATCCGCGGCTACGAGGCCCGGCTGGACCCGCAGAAGCTCGGCGTGGGCATGCTGGTCTTCGTCGAGGTGCTGTTGGACCGCACCACCGCCAATGTGTTCGAGCAGTTCCGCGCCGCGGTGCAGGTGCGCCCGGAGATCATGGAGTGCCACATGGTGGCCGGTGGCTTCGACTACCTGCTCAAGTTGCGCTGTGCCGACATGAGCGCCTACCGCGAGTTCGCCGGTGCGGTGCTCTGGCAACTGCCCGGCGTACGCGAGACCCGCACCTATGCCGTGATGGAAGAGGTGAAGAACACGGCTCGCCTGCCGGTGCCCGGCGGCTGA
- a CDS encoding putative bifunctional diguanylate cyclase/phosphodiesterase: protein MGAKFSAPTGRRPQLLLVDDDALLRSMALRTLRHAGFDVTEADSGEAALASFAASPSELVLLDVMMEGIDGFETCRRLRQLPAGAEVPVLMLTGLDDTGSIEQAYQAGATDFITKPIHWGLLSHRIRYALRSAEARVVQERSRVSLLRAQRLAHMGNWEFDGEGHMACSEELAHIFGAPEDAMQCASPEDFLARVASADRERVARARSAAAFEGIPYQLTFTIERFDGARRTVSEHAAPLRDALGRLVGVEGITQDITERIEAERQVRQLALYDGLTGLPNRQFFLEMVDSALQRHGAGRANAGLCAVLHLDLVQFRSINDALGRDGGDRVLRVVAERLQAGTRSRDLMALNQSAPPNAVVARIAANGFMLMLGDLGQHAHAGQAAERLIRAVERPILFDGRDVVLTAAIGIAVHPRDGSGAAELAAHAEQALYAAKRAGRSQYRYFDEGLNAVARERLERESELRHGIEQGQLRLHFQPKVDATTRRVVGVEALVRWQHPRLGLVMPGDFIALAEETGLIQPLTDWVLEAACEALAHWPPEVAVSVNIAAPSFAGADLGERLDALVARHGLQPGRLVLEVTESMLMSDTTAGIARLHELREHGYLLSLDDFGTGYSSLSHVKRFPLHELKIDRAFVRDLYSDGKDRALVASIITLARLLDLQVVAEGVETEQQAAILCELGCTVHQGYLYARPLPEPALLALLGAALPPAATRPGPPPVPPT, encoded by the coding sequence ATGGGAGCCAAGTTCAGCGCACCGACCGGGCGGCGCCCCCAGCTGCTGCTGGTTGACGACGACGCCCTGCTGCGCAGCATGGCGCTGCGCACCCTGCGCCACGCCGGTTTCGACGTCACCGAGGCCGACAGCGGCGAGGCGGCACTGGCGAGCTTTGCCGCATCGCCCAGCGAGCTCGTGCTGCTCGACGTGATGATGGAGGGCATCGACGGCTTCGAGACCTGCCGGCGCCTGCGCCAGCTGCCCGCCGGTGCCGAGGTGCCGGTGCTGATGCTCACGGGGCTGGACGACACCGGGTCGATCGAGCAGGCCTACCAGGCGGGCGCGACCGACTTCATCACCAAGCCGATCCACTGGGGGCTGTTGTCGCACCGCATCCGCTACGCGCTGCGCAGCGCCGAGGCCCGCGTGGTCCAGGAGCGCAGCCGCGTCAGCCTGCTGCGCGCCCAGCGGCTGGCGCACATGGGCAACTGGGAGTTCGATGGCGAGGGCCACATGGCCTGCTCCGAGGAGCTGGCGCACATCTTCGGTGCCCCCGAAGATGCGATGCAGTGCGCCTCGCCGGAGGACTTCCTCGCCCGCGTCGCGTCGGCGGACCGCGAGCGCGTGGCGCGTGCGCGCTCGGCGGCGGCGTTCGAGGGTATCCCCTACCAACTGACCTTCACGATCGAACGCTTCGACGGGGCGCGGCGCACCGTTTCCGAGCACGCCGCGCCGCTGCGCGATGCACTGGGCCGCCTGGTGGGCGTGGAAGGCATCACGCAGGACATCACCGAGCGCATCGAGGCCGAGCGCCAGGTACGCCAGCTGGCGCTCTACGACGGCCTGACCGGCCTGCCCAACCGCCAGTTCTTCCTGGAGATGGTGGACAGCGCGCTGCAGCGCCACGGCGCGGGCCGGGCCAACGCGGGCCTGTGCGCCGTGCTGCACCTGGACCTGGTGCAGTTCCGCAGCATCAACGACGCCCTGGGACGCGACGGCGGCGACCGCGTGCTGCGCGTGGTGGCCGAGCGCCTGCAGGCCGGCACCCGCAGCCGCGACCTCATGGCCCTCAACCAGAGCGCGCCACCCAACGCGGTGGTGGCGCGCATCGCGGCCAACGGCTTCATGCTGATGCTGGGCGACCTGGGCCAGCACGCCCACGCCGGCCAGGCCGCCGAGCGGCTGATCCGCGCAGTGGAGCGGCCGATCCTCTTCGACGGCCGGGACGTCGTGCTCACCGCGGCCATCGGCATCGCGGTGCACCCGCGCGACGGCTCCGGTGCGGCCGAACTGGCCGCCCACGCCGAGCAGGCCCTGTACGCCGCCAAGCGGGCCGGGCGCTCACAGTACCGCTACTTCGACGAGGGCCTGAACGCGGTCGCGCGCGAACGGCTGGAGCGCGAGAGCGAGCTGCGCCACGGCATCGAGCAGGGCCAGCTGCGCCTGCACTTCCAGCCCAAGGTGGACGCCACCACCCGCCGCGTCGTCGGCGTGGAGGCCCTGGTGCGCTGGCAGCACCCGCGCCTGGGGTTGGTCATGCCGGGCGACTTCATCGCGCTGGCCGAAGAGACCGGCCTGATCCAGCCGCTCACCGACTGGGTGCTGGAGGCCGCCTGCGAGGCGCTGGCGCATTGGCCGCCCGAAGTGGCCGTGTCGGTCAACATTGCCGCGCCCTCCTTTGCCGGTGCGGACCTGGGCGAACGCCTGGATGCCCTGGTGGCCCGCCATGGCCTGCAGCCTGGCCGGCTGGTGCTGGAGGTGACCGAGTCGATGCTGATGTCCGACACCACCGCCGGCATCGCCCGCCTGCACGAGCTGCGCGAGCACGGCTACCTGCTGTCGCTGGATGACTTCGGCACCGGCTACTCCTCGCTCAGCCACGTCAAGCGCTTCCCCCTGCACGAGCTGAAGATCGACCGGGCCTTCGTGCGCGACCTCTACAGCGACGGCAAGGACCGCGCCCTGGTGGCCTCCATCATCACGCTGGCGCGCCTGCTGGACCTGCAGGTGGTGGCCGAGGGCGTGGAGACCGAGCAGCAGGCCGCCATCCTCTGCGAGCTGGGCTGCACCGTGCACCAGGGCTACCTCTACGCCCGGCCGCTGCCCGAGCCGGCGCTGCTGGCCTTGCTCGGCGCTGCGCTGCCGCCGGCCGCGACACGGCCGGGGCCGCCCCCGGTCCCGCCGACCTGA
- a CDS encoding YfiR family protein, giving the protein MSSGLRHPHPCAPRRGLALLLAALAALCLAQSASAQAGSEAALKLRLVLALSRFVQWPAPFAADQPLALCVATRRGEVDPVFAAADGQSVGARRVRLLKAGGSEACDLLYLPSGADQAAALLRAQAQRPVLTVSDADGFLTRGGMVELVLVNDALRFDVNQTALRSARLGLSSQALRLARHVQD; this is encoded by the coding sequence ATGTCGTCCGGCCTGCGTCACCCCCACCCTTGCGCGCCTCGCCGCGGCCTGGCGCTGCTGCTGGCGGCGCTCGCTGCGCTGTGCCTGGCCCAGTCGGCCAGCGCCCAGGCAGGCAGCGAGGCCGCGCTGAAGCTGCGGCTGGTGCTGGCGCTCAGCCGCTTCGTGCAATGGCCCGCCCCCTTCGCGGCAGACCAGCCCCTGGCGCTGTGCGTGGCCACGCGCCGCGGCGAGGTGGACCCGGTCTTTGCCGCGGCCGATGGCCAGAGCGTCGGCGCCCGCCGCGTGCGCCTGCTGAAGGCCGGCGGCAGCGAGGCCTGCGACCTGCTGTACCTGCCCAGCGGCGCCGACCAGGCCGCCGCGCTGTTGCGCGCCCAGGCCCAGCGGCCGGTGCTGACCGTCAGCGATGCCGACGGCTTCCTCACCCGCGGCGGCATGGTCGAGCTGGTGCTGGTCAACGATGCGCTGCGCTTCGATGTCAACCAGACCGCCCTGCGATCCGCCCGCCTGGGCCTGTCCAGCCAGGCGCTGCGGCTGGCCCGGCACGTGCAGGACTGA
- a CDS encoding TonB-dependent receptor plug domain-containing protein — translation MPLNMHATRPPLLARPGPGHPAWPRLLLAATLGWCAAAATANVNPAADGSSADAELSDLLSTPVYAASKYTQSAAEAPASVTVLTQGDIRAFGWRTLGDVLGGVRSVFLRYDRSYTYAGVRGLSRPGDYSSRLLLLIDGQRANENIYDSVMVGREFPLDVALIERIEFIPGALSALYGSNAVFGVINVVTRSSASLRGQQASVSVDSQGGRKLQASLGQELEQGALLLSVTAENRRGRDLYLSEYDSAETNHGIAQGLDGERDRKLYARWTAGNWSLTALTSERRKQVPNAAYEMVFNDPAAVSIDQLSLLGLNWQGLDAQGEGWSLQAGAGEYRYDDRGRYQADGALAAYRNRGRWWQLELRRSLRLGGSQRLVAGLDLQRNLRQEAGMTQLEPAPAVDSQVSTQGTRAGLFVNDEVKLAEHLRLGLGLRLDRGTDGDVHSSPRASLIWQPAATLVTKLLAGSAYREPNVYERLPANGVDDFITGLRREQVQSTELAADWQAQAGLRLSAALFHNHIHDLIEQVADADSGELVYRNVGHAIARGLETEAEWIGDAGWRLRASWVRQSVQVNGSANVSNAPRSLTKLHATTPLPGWPVKLGLQLQRVGQRLTLGGQPLNGVWLANATAQLEPPGQPWSLSLSVYNLGDRRYADPAGPEHLGDRIEQDGRSASLRWQLGF, via the coding sequence ATGCCCCTGAACATGCACGCCACCCGGCCCCCCTTGCTCGCCCGGCCCGGCCCGGGCCACCCGGCCTGGCCACGGCTGCTGCTTGCCGCCACGCTGGGTTGGTGCGCGGCAGCGGCGACGGCCAACGTCAACCCGGCGGCCGACGGCAGCAGCGCCGACGCCGAGCTGTCCGACCTGCTCAGCACCCCTGTCTACGCCGCCTCCAAGTACACCCAGAGCGCCGCCGAGGCGCCTGCGTCCGTCACCGTGCTGACCCAGGGCGACATCCGCGCCTTCGGCTGGCGCACGCTGGGCGACGTGCTGGGCGGCGTGCGCAGCGTCTTCCTGCGCTACGACCGCAGCTACACCTACGCCGGCGTGCGTGGCCTGAGCCGCCCGGGCGACTACAGCTCGCGCCTGCTGCTGCTCATCGACGGCCAGCGCGCCAACGAGAACATCTACGACTCGGTGATGGTCGGGCGCGAATTCCCGCTCGACGTCGCCCTGATCGAGCGGATCGAGTTCATCCCGGGCGCCCTGTCGGCGCTGTACGGCTCCAACGCGGTGTTCGGCGTGATCAACGTGGTCACGCGCAGCAGCGCCAGCCTGCGCGGGCAACAAGCCAGCGTCAGCGTCGACAGCCAGGGTGGGCGCAAGCTGCAGGCCAGCCTGGGCCAGGAACTCGAACAGGGGGCGCTGCTGCTGTCCGTCACCGCCGAAAACCGCCGTGGGCGCGACCTCTACCTCAGCGAGTACGACAGCGCCGAAACCAACCACGGCATCGCCCAGGGCCTGGACGGCGAGCGCGACCGCAAGCTCTACGCCCGCTGGACCGCGGGCAACTGGTCGCTCACCGCGCTGACCTCCGAGCGCCGCAAGCAGGTCCCCAACGCCGCCTACGAGATGGTCTTCAACGACCCGGCCGCCGTGTCGATCGACCAGCTCAGCCTGCTGGGCCTGAACTGGCAGGGGCTGGACGCCCAGGGCGAGGGCTGGTCACTGCAGGCCGGCGCGGGTGAGTACCGCTACGACGACCGGGGCCGCTACCAGGCCGACGGCGCCCTGGCCGCCTACCGCAACCGCGGCCGCTGGTGGCAGCTGGAACTGCGCCGCAGTCTGCGCCTGGGCGGCTCACAGCGACTGGTCGCCGGGCTGGACCTGCAGCGCAACCTGCGCCAGGAGGCGGGCATGACGCAGCTGGAGCCCGCCCCGGCCGTGGACAGCCAGGTCAGCACCCAGGGCACGCGCGCCGGCCTGTTCGTCAACGACGAGGTCAAGCTGGCCGAGCACCTGCGGCTGGGCCTGGGCCTGCGCCTGGACCGGGGAACCGATGGCGACGTGCACAGCTCGCCGCGCGCCAGCCTGATCTGGCAGCCAGCCGCCACCCTGGTCACCAAGCTCCTGGCCGGCAGCGCCTACCGGGAACCCAACGTCTACGAGCGCCTGCCCGCCAACGGCGTCGATGACTTCATCACTGGCCTGCGGCGCGAACAGGTGCAATCCACCGAGTTGGCGGCCGATTGGCAGGCACAGGCCGGCCTGCGCCTGTCGGCTGCACTGTTCCACAACCACATCCACGACCTGATCGAGCAGGTGGCCGACGCCGACAGCGGCGAACTCGTCTACCGCAACGTCGGCCACGCCATCGCCCGCGGCCTGGAGACCGAAGCCGAGTGGATCGGTGATGCCGGCTGGCGCCTGCGCGCGAGCTGGGTGCGCCAGAGCGTGCAGGTCAACGGCAGCGCCAACGTGAGCAACGCCCCGCGCTCGCTGACCAAGCTGCACGCCACCACGCCGCTGCCCGGCTGGCCCGTGAAGCTGGGGCTGCAACTGCAGCGCGTGGGCCAGCGCCTGACGCTGGGGGGCCAGCCGCTGAACGGCGTCTGGCTCGCCAACGCCACCGCGCAGCTCGAACCGCCCGGCCAGCCCTGGTCCCTGTCGCTCAGCGTCTACAACCTGGGGGACCGCCGCTACGCCGATCCGGCCGGTCCGGAACACCTGGGAGACCGCATCGAGCAGGATGGCCGCAGTGCCAGCCTGCGCTGGCAGCTCGGCTTCTGA
- the putA gene encoding trifunctional transcriptional regulator/proline dehydrogenase/L-glutamate gamma-semialdehyde dehydrogenase, with amino-acid sequence MTTPSPLRPPCATPFADFTPLPLREARRAAITAATRLPEPQALPPLLERARLAPAQAEAANTLARQLAQQLRERSAERGRAGLVQDLLQEFSLSSQEGVALMCLAEALLRIPDAPTRDALIRDKIGAGQWQQHLGRSRSLFVNAAAWGLLITGRLVATHSEQGLGAALTRLSAHGGEPLIRKGLDMAMRLMGEQFVTGQTIAEALERAATREAQGFRYSYDMLGEAALTAADAERYRQAYEQAIHAIGQASAGRGPVAGPGISIKLSALHPRYSRAQQARVMAELHPVLLKLAALARRYDIGLNIDAEEADRLELSLDLLERLCHDRTLAGWNGLGFVVQAYQKRCPAVIEHLIALARASGHRLMVRLVKGAYWDSEIKRAQLDGQAGYPVYTRKAYTDVAYLACARALLAAPDAIYPQFATHNAHSLAAIHAMADPAIWFPGQYEFQCLHGMGEPLYEQVVGAARLDRPCRVYAPVGTHETLLAYLVRRLLENGANTSFVNRIADPGLPLDELLRDPVVQVEALAAHEGTVGAPHPAIPLPIDLYGAARRNSNGLDLADEQQLASLAGELAEAARLPQQAAPMLADADAVEDGSTEPVLNPADAEDLVGEVREASHAEVDAAVRDAVAFAPTWAATAPHSRATLLEAVADRLEADTPALLALLVREAGKTCANAIAEIREAVDFLRYDAAQVRRDFDNASHQALGAVVCISPWNFPLAIFTGQIAAALAAGNTVLAKPAEQTPLIAATAVRAFWAAGIPRAALQLLPGRGETVGDRLVRDERVQGVVFTGSTEVARLLQRRLAGRLDRHGQPLPLIAETGGQNAMIVDSSALPEQVVADVIASAFDSAGQRCSALRVLCLQADIADRTLAMLHGALAELRLGRPDTLAVDVGPVIDAEARAGIERHIEALRERGRRVTRWQPRAPDHEAARQALQRGHFVAPTVIELDHLGELQREVFGPVLHVLRYQRADLPALIEQIHATGYGLTLGLHTRIDETIAQVSEAARVGNLYVNRNMVGAVVGLQPFGGEGLSGTGPKAGGPLYLYRLLARRPDDVLARALGFVDAMNGGPATPPGDTPRSMATRSTAPRPALATLRDWAARQGDATLRQACDDLARRSEALGADGASRELRGPTGERNRWQLRPREAVLCLAGSDADRLRQLAAALAVGSRAVWPASASPLRERLPTELRSAVTLCADWTAEPARATFDAVLHHGDAVSLRTVCRQLAERPGPIVGVTALAPGDAAVPLERLLLERSLSVNTAAAGGNASLMTLDAV; translated from the coding sequence ATGACCACTCCTTCGCCCCTGCGCCCGCCCTGCGCCACCCCGTTCGCGGACTTCACGCCCCTGCCTCTGCGTGAAGCCCGCCGCGCCGCCATCACCGCCGCCACGCGCCTGCCCGAGCCGCAGGCGCTGCCGCCGCTGCTGGAGCGCGCCCGGCTGGCACCGGCGCAGGCCGAGGCGGCCAACACGCTGGCGCGCCAGCTGGCGCAGCAGTTGCGCGAGCGCAGTGCCGAGCGCGGCCGCGCCGGCCTGGTGCAGGACCTGCTGCAGGAGTTCTCCCTCTCCTCGCAGGAGGGCGTGGCGCTGATGTGCCTGGCCGAGGCGCTGCTGCGCATCCCCGACGCACCCACCCGCGACGCGCTGATCCGCGACAAGATCGGCGCCGGCCAGTGGCAGCAGCACCTGGGCCGCAGCCGCTCGCTGTTCGTCAACGCCGCCGCCTGGGGCCTGCTCATCACCGGCCGGCTGGTGGCCACGCACAGTGAGCAGGGCCTGGGCGCCGCGCTCACCCGCCTGAGCGCGCACGGCGGCGAGCCGCTGATCCGCAAGGGGCTGGACATGGCGATGCGGCTGATGGGCGAGCAGTTCGTCACCGGCCAGACCATCGCCGAGGCGCTCGAGCGGGCTGCCACGCGCGAGGCACAGGGGTTCCGCTACTCCTACGACATGCTTGGCGAGGCGGCGCTGACGGCTGCGGACGCCGAGCGCTACCGCCAGGCCTACGAGCAGGCCATCCACGCCATCGGCCAGGCCAGCGCCGGGCGCGGGCCGGTGGCCGGGCCGGGCATCTCGATCAAGCTCTCCGCCCTGCATCCGCGCTACAGCCGCGCCCAGCAGGCGCGCGTGATGGCCGAGCTCCACCCGGTGCTGCTCAAGCTGGCTGCGCTGGCGCGGCGCTACGACATCGGCCTGAACATCGACGCCGAGGAGGCCGACCGGCTCGAACTCTCGCTCGACCTGCTGGAGCGGCTCTGCCACGACCGCACGCTGGCGGGCTGGAACGGCCTGGGCTTCGTCGTGCAGGCCTACCAGAAGCGCTGCCCGGCGGTGATCGAGCACCTCATCGCCCTGGCGCGCGCCAGTGGCCACCGGCTGATGGTGCGCCTCGTCAAGGGCGCCTACTGGGACAGCGAAATCAAGCGCGCCCAGCTCGACGGCCAGGCCGGCTACCCCGTCTACACCCGCAAGGCCTACACCGACGTGGCCTACCTGGCCTGCGCGCGTGCCCTGCTGGCGGCGCCCGACGCCATCTACCCCCAGTTCGCCACCCACAACGCGCACTCGCTGGCGGCGATCCACGCGATGGCCGACCCGGCCATCTGGTTCCCCGGCCAGTACGAGTTCCAGTGCCTGCACGGCATGGGCGAGCCGCTGTACGAGCAGGTGGTCGGCGCCGCACGCCTCGACCGGCCCTGCCGGGTCTACGCCCCGGTGGGTACGCACGAGACCCTGCTGGCCTACCTGGTGCGCCGGCTGCTGGAGAACGGCGCCAACACCTCTTTCGTCAACCGCATCGCCGACCCCGGCCTGCCGCTCGACGAGCTGCTGCGCGACCCGGTGGTGCAGGTCGAGGCGCTGGCCGCACATGAAGGCACCGTGGGTGCGCCGCACCCGGCCATCCCGCTGCCGATCGACCTGTACGGCGCTGCGCGCCGCAACTCGAACGGCCTGGACCTGGCCGACGAGCAGCAGCTTGCCAGCCTGGCCGGCGAGCTGGCCGAGGCAGCCCGGCTGCCCCAGCAGGCCGCGCCGATGCTGGCCGATGCGGACGCGGTCGAGGATGGGAGCACTGAGCCCGTCCTCAACCCGGCCGACGCCGAGGACCTCGTCGGCGAGGTCCGCGAGGCCAGCCACGCCGAGGTGGACGCGGCCGTGCGCGACGCCGTCGCCTTCGCCCCCACCTGGGCCGCCACCGCGCCGCACTCGCGCGCCACGCTGCTGGAAGCCGTGGCCGACCGGCTCGAAGCCGATACCCCGGCGTTGCTCGCCCTGCTGGTGCGCGAAGCCGGCAAGACCTGCGCCAACGCCATCGCCGAAATTCGCGAGGCGGTGGACTTCCTGCGCTACGACGCCGCGCAGGTGCGGCGGGACTTCGACAACGCCAGCCACCAGGCGTTGGGCGCGGTGGTCTGCATCAGCCCCTGGAACTTCCCGCTGGCGATCTTCACCGGCCAGATCGCTGCTGCGCTGGCCGCTGGCAACACCGTGCTGGCCAAGCCGGCCGAGCAGACGCCGCTGATCGCCGCCACGGCGGTGCGGGCCTTCTGGGCCGCCGGCATCCCGCGTGCGGCGCTGCAGCTGCTGCCGGGGCGGGGCGAGACGGTGGGCGACCGGCTGGTGCGCGACGAGCGCGTGCAGGGCGTGGTCTTCACCGGCAGCACCGAGGTGGCCCGGCTGCTGCAGCGCCGCCTCGCCGGCCGGCTGGACCGCCACGGCCAGCCGCTGCCGCTGATTGCCGAGACCGGCGGGCAGAACGCCATGATCGTCGACTCCTCCGCACTGCCCGAGCAGGTGGTGGCCGACGTGATCGCCTCCGCCTTCGACAGCGCCGGCCAGCGCTGCTCGGCCCTGCGCGTGCTCTGCCTGCAGGCCGACATCGCCGATCGCACCCTGGCGATGCTGCACGGCGCGCTGGCCGAGTTGCGCCTGGGCCGCCCCGACACGCTGGCGGTGGACGTGGGCCCGGTGATCGACGCCGAGGCGCGCGCGGGCATCGAGCGCCACATCGAGGCGCTGCGCGAGCGTGGGCGGCGCGTGACGCGCTGGCAGCCCCGGGCGCCGGACCACGAAGCGGCCCGGCAGGCGCTGCAGCGCGGCCACTTCGTCGCACCCACCGTCATCGAGCTGGACCACCTGGGCGAGCTGCAGCGCGAGGTCTTCGGCCCCGTGCTGCACGTGCTGCGCTACCAGCGCGCCGACCTGCCGGCGCTGATCGAGCAGATCCACGCCACCGGCTACGGCCTGACGCTGGGCCTGCACACCCGCATCGACGAGACCATCGCGCAGGTGAGCGAGGCGGCGCGCGTGGGCAACCTGTACGTCAACCGCAACATGGTCGGCGCGGTGGTCGGGCTGCAGCCCTTCGGCGGCGAGGGCCTGTCGGGCACCGGCCCCAAGGCCGGCGGGCCGCTCTACCTCTACCGCCTGCTGGCGCGCCGGCCGGACGACGTGCTGGCGCGCGCGCTGGGATTCGTCGACGCGATGAACGGCGGCCCCGCCACGCCGCCGGGTGACACCCCTCGAAGCATGGCGACCCGAAGCACAGCGCCCCGCCCGGCCCTGGCCACGCTCCGCGACTGGGCGGCCCGCCAGGGTGATGCCACGTTGCGCCAGGCCTGCGACGACCTGGCGCGACGCAGCGAAGCCCTGGGGGCCGACGGCGCCAGCCGCGAACTGCGCGGCCCCACCGGCGAGCGCAACCGCTGGCAGCTGCGGCCGCGCGAGGCGGTGCTCTGCCTGGCGGGGAGCGACGCCGACCGCCTGCGACAGCTTGCCGCCGCTCTGGCGGTGGGCAGCCGCGCCGTCTGGCCGGCGTCGGCCAGCCCGCTGCGTGAGCGCCTGCCCACCGAGCTGCGCAGCGCCGTCACCCTGTGCGCCGACTGGACGGCCGAGCCAGCGCGCGCCACCTTCGACGCCGTGCTCCACCACGGCGACGCCGTGTCACTGCGCACCGTCTGCCGCCAGCTGGCCGAGCGGCCGGGGCCGATCGTCGGCGTCACCGCCCTGGCGCCGGGCGATGCGGCCGTGCCGCTGGAGCGCCTGCTGCTGGAACGCTCGCTGAGCGTCAACACCGCCGCCGCCGGTGGCAACGCCAGCCTGATGACGCTGGACGCGGTCTGA